TCTTGCTGGGTCCAGGACTAACGATTGCAAGAATAACAAGGCCGCTCAACAGCACCAGCAGCATTCCCAGGGAGTTCATAAACATGGCTTCTGTGGAGAAGCGCTCAATCATTTTGGCGCTCTGCATAAAGATTGACTTCTCCAGGAGTCCAGTCACACTTGTGGCGATAGCAAGAACATAGATGAATATACCAAAGAAGACATGCCAGGGAAGCAAAAATGCACGGACACTTCTTGATCCACCGGGGTACCAAAAGGTCCAAAACCCAGCAGCCCACTGCAGAGATTCAAACATAAGGACCAAAGAGGAGAAAATATGAAAAATATAAGAGAAGAACTGAACAGAAGAGTTCATATCTCTTAGTCTACCTgcaagctgaagaagatgaagcaagtaAGGCCCAACCATGAGTGAAGTGTATATAAATGgtcaatttttctttcatcatggaACTTCCAGACAGCCCAGAGACCAATTAGACTCAAAAACATGGCAAGGAACTGCACGGCAAGGTGCACTAGCTTTTTCAGTTTCTTGGTTCCTGGCACAGTTTTATAGGCCAAAAGAGCTGCATGCAAAAAAGTAACCAATCCACTAaacatcatgaccaccacacacaaaaaaaaaaaaaaacagtagcAAAGAAAATTAGTTTACATCTACTACATAAATTCAAATGATTTAAATCAATTCTAATCATCAAGGTCCTTGAAACTAGCATCAAAATGGTCTTTGGTAAATTCTAGGCATCAGCAGCCACCGTTTTAACAGGGGAAAATGGGGCTACCAAAAAAACATTAAAATATGCCGTCCAAATAATTGGATTTGATGGAAATTACATGGAACCTGATTTGATTGGTAATGGTTGGACCCAGGTCAGGTTGTAGGTGCTGGGGTAAAGTAGGTATTTTCTGTTTCGCTTTTCAAGCTTTCTGTATGTTTACTTGATGATACCACCTAATTTCCTGTTGGCTTCAGCAAGAAAAATATACATAGTATCTAGCTTTTCATATTAGCAAGTTGGTTCAATCGGGAATCACAAGTACCAACAAAACAAGAAATTGTTTATGCAAGATGTGATAATGCTAGACTCTTTGTCCCACTTTGGAAAATTAATTAGTTGGATAACCTTTCTGAAATTCTGAAACTGAACTCTGCTAATATTGTAGTGAATGACAGTATCGTGAAATGATATTCTGAAATATTAATATGCAACAATATTGTTAACAGCACAGGAGTGGCCGTGTCCTAACCTTCACCATTCAAGGCCACCAAACCAATCAGCATCAACACGGGGTGAACctgaaaaaggggaagaaatttTATTTGTTGAAATATCTTTCTAGCAGATCAACAAACAAATATACGAAATGTTCTGTTTCACTTATGTCAACACATCAGGACACACTAGTCACTAGCCTAGCACTGGATCACCACTATATCTATTTTGTTTGCAGCTAAACATGAGTAGTGGAAGGAACAAAATAGCAAACACTTGTAGTCCACACACAGATCGACCAGTTAGACAATTCACAATGTATGGATGGAGAGGGAACAAAATAGACAGAAACATACACTAAAAAGAGAAATGCTATTCATCTGTGGACATATTTCATTTCTGCAAAAAAAGTGTATGTACACTATATCAACACGGATGAGACTGCAGGAAAAAGCAGTGTAAACAGGGAACTTCCTTCTATGAATTAGCAGATATGACCAAAGAACTCACCACTCCAGCCAAAAATTCGTACCTATGCTAAAACTCCCCGCCGATCACCAAACCGTGGGCACAAAGATTCCTCTTAAACCTCTACAAAGTTTACAATTACTACCCCTCACATAGCATGTTCTAGTTGACCAGACAGACCAAGAACTCTGCCACACGGAAAACGCACGATCGATTGTTGAAGAGTGAATCAAACGCTCCCACGCCAGAGGCACCAAGATCAACACTTGATCCGCTG
This DNA window, taken from Miscanthus floridulus cultivar M001 chromosome 13, ASM1932011v1, whole genome shotgun sequence, encodes the following:
- the LOC136500809 gene encoding transmembrane ascorbate ferrireductase 2, which translates into the protein MAAAPAVRFPVFGLVRLLGLAAAAGILFWAVHFRGGMALSTDEESKLPIFNVHPVLMLIGLVALNGEALLAYKTVPGTKKLKKLVHLAVQFLAMFLSLIGLWAVWKFHDERKIDHLYTLHSWLGLTCFIFFSLQWAAGFWTFWYPGGSRSVRAFLLPWHVFFGIFIYVLAIATSVTGLLEKSIFMQSAKMIERFSTEAMFMNSLGMLLVLLSGLVILAIVSPGPSKIDTYRGSSE